One stretch of Prunus persica cultivar Lovell chromosome G1, Prunus_persica_NCBIv2, whole genome shotgun sequence DNA includes these proteins:
- the LOC18793361 gene encoding uncharacterized protein LOC18793361, whose translation MMTRLSMSCNSLTPHPHPAVPISPQLTSTITGIEQKRPRAVAVFAAKSGGFSLNSFLKKCETCGGKGAIECLGCKGTGRNKKNGNIFERWKCFDCQGFGLKGCPTCGQGGLTPEQRGER comes from the exons atgatgaCCAGACTTTCCATGTCTTGCAACAGTTTGACTCCTCATCCTCATCCTGCAGTACCAATTAGCCCTCAGCTTACCTCAACCATAACAGGCATAGAGCAGAAGAGGCCCAGAGCAGTTGCAGTTTTTGCAGCAAAATCTGGAGGATTTTCACTCAACTCT TTCTTGAAAAAGTGTGAAACCTGTGGAGGTAAAGGTGCAATTGAATGTCTAGGATGCAAG GGAACGggaagaaataagaagaatgGGAATATTTTTGAGCGATGGAA GTGTTTTGATTGCCAAGGATTCGGACTAAAGGGTTGCCCCACCTGTGGACAAGGAGGACTAACACCAGAACAGAGAGgagaaagataa